One Meiothermus sp. QL-1 DNA segment encodes these proteins:
- a CDS encoding S9 family peptidase, with product MTRGLALATILGLFPWASAQPPTIAQLAREPRGGGSLYVERVLERTPSFTRYLVRYPSEGLWMYGFMNVPNRPGRFPVVIVIHGYVNPATYRTLAYTTRYADELARAGFVVLHPNLRGHGLSQGQPDPSPWRIAYAREILDLAAIVRTQAGQGALEKALPHIGLMGHSMGGGIAQRVAVVDPSIRAVLLYGTMHGDDLKNAQRICHVFTGGARGCAEARNPPPNLAQVSPLYHYHRLRAMVQVHHGTQDPQTPYVWAQEICAALQKSGVDHRCFAYPGAGHTFQGAHRTLLMQRAVAFFRAALN from the coding sequence ATGACGCGCGGTCTGGCGCTGGCAACAATCCTCGGGCTCTTCCCCTGGGCTTCGGCCCAGCCCCCCACCATAGCCCAGCTCGCTCGAGAGCCCCGCGGCGGGGGCAGCCTCTATGTAGAGCGGGTGCTGGAGCGCACCCCCAGTTTCACCCGCTACCTGGTGCGCTACCCCTCGGAAGGGCTCTGGATGTACGGCTTTATGAACGTTCCCAACCGGCCCGGGCGCTTCCCGGTGGTCATCGTCATCCACGGCTATGTCAACCCGGCCACCTACCGCACCCTGGCCTACACCACCCGCTACGCCGACGAGCTGGCCCGCGCTGGCTTCGTGGTCCTCCACCCCAACCTGCGCGGACACGGCCTATCGCAAGGCCAGCCAGACCCAAGCCCCTGGCGCATCGCCTACGCGCGGGAGATTCTCGACCTGGCCGCCATCGTGCGGACCCAGGCCGGGCAGGGGGCGTTGGAAAAGGCCCTACCCCACATCGGCTTGATGGGCCACAGTATGGGGGGCGGTATCGCCCAGCGGGTGGCGGTGGTGGACCCCAGCATACGCGCCGTGCTCCTATATGGCACCATGCACGGCGACGACCTGAAAAACGCTCAGCGCATCTGCCATGTTTTCACGGGTGGGGCCAGGGGTTGCGCGGAGGCCCGGAACCCGCCCCCCAACCTGGCCCAGGTCTCCCCCCTCTACCACTACCACCGCCTGCGGGCCATGGTGCAGGTCCACCACGGCACCCAGGACCCCCAGACCCCCTATGTTTGGGCCCAGGAGATCTGCGCTGCCCTGCAAAAAAGCGGGGTGGACCACCGGTGCTTCGCCTACCCGGGGGCCGGCCACACCTTCCAGGGGGCCCACCGCACCCTGCTTATGCAGCGGGCCGTGGCCTTCTTCAGGGCCGCGCTAAACTGA
- the groL gene encoding chaperonin GroEL (60 kDa chaperone family; promotes refolding of misfolded polypeptides especially under stressful conditions; forms two stacked rings of heptamers to form a barrel-shaped 14mer; ends can be capped by GroES; misfolded proteins enter the barrel where they are refolded when GroES binds) codes for MAKMLVFDEAARRSLERGMNAVANAVKVTLGPRGRNVVLEKKFGSPTITKDGVSVAKEVELEDHLENIGAKLMIEIASKTNDITGDGTTTATVLGQAIVREGLRNVAAGANPLALKRGIEKAVEVAVKSIQELAVPVNDRKAIFEVASVSANNDAEIGNLIADAMEKVGREGVITVEESKSLETELNFVEGYQFDKGYISPYFVNNPETMEVQLDDPYILITEKKVSNVRELLPVLEQVAQTGKPMLLIAEDVEGEALATLVVNKLRGTLNIAAVKAPGFGDRRKEMLKDIAAITGGTVISEELGFKLENATLSMLGRAERVRISKDETTIVGGKGKKEDIEARINGIKKELETTDSEYSKEKLQERLAKLAGGVAVIRVGAATETELKEKKHRYEDALSTARAAVEEGIVPGGGVALLRAVPAVKNLIKELEGDEATGAKIVLRALEEPARQIAANAGYEGSVVVNNILNKKEKNYGFNAATGEYGDMMEFGIVDPAKVTRTALQNAASIGALILMTEAVVAEKPEEKKASTTPAGGAGGDMDF; via the coding sequence ATGGCTAAGATGTTGGTTTTCGACGAAGCGGCACGCCGGAGCCTGGAGCGTGGGATGAACGCGGTGGCCAACGCCGTGAAGGTGACCCTGGGCCCCCGCGGGCGCAACGTGGTCCTGGAGAAGAAATTTGGCAGCCCCACCATCACCAAGGACGGGGTGAGCGTAGCCAAAGAAGTGGAGCTGGAGGACCACCTGGAGAACATCGGCGCTAAGCTGATGATCGAGATCGCCTCCAAGACCAACGACATCACCGGGGACGGCACCACCACCGCCACCGTGCTGGGGCAGGCCATCGTGCGCGAGGGCCTGCGCAACGTGGCGGCTGGGGCCAACCCCCTGGCCCTCAAGCGGGGCATTGAGAAGGCGGTGGAGGTGGCGGTCAAGAGCATCCAGGAGCTCGCGGTGCCCGTCAACGACCGCAAGGCCATCTTCGAGGTGGCCAGCGTCTCGGCCAACAACGACGCTGAGATCGGCAACCTGATCGCCGATGCCATGGAGAAGGTGGGCCGCGAGGGGGTCATCACGGTCGAGGAGTCCAAGAGCCTGGAGACCGAGCTGAACTTCGTGGAGGGGTACCAGTTCGACAAGGGCTACATCTCCCCCTACTTCGTCAACAACCCCGAGACCATGGAGGTGCAGCTCGACGACCCCTACATCCTGATCACCGAGAAGAAGGTCTCCAACGTGCGGGAGCTGCTGCCGGTGCTGGAGCAGGTGGCCCAGACCGGGAAGCCCATGCTGCTCATCGCCGAGGATGTGGAGGGCGAGGCTTTGGCCACCCTGGTGGTCAACAAGCTGCGCGGTACCCTCAACATCGCTGCGGTGAAGGCCCCGGGCTTCGGTGATCGGCGCAAGGAGATGCTCAAGGACATCGCCGCCATCACCGGGGGCACCGTGATCAGCGAGGAGCTGGGCTTCAAGCTGGAGAACGCCACCCTCTCCATGCTGGGCCGCGCTGAGCGGGTGCGCATCAGCAAGGATGAGACCACCATCGTAGGCGGTAAGGGCAAGAAGGAGGACATCGAGGCCCGCATCAACGGCATCAAGAAGGAGCTCGAGACCACCGACAGCGAGTACTCCAAGGAGAAGCTCCAGGAGCGCCTGGCCAAGCTCGCGGGTGGGGTGGCGGTAATCCGCGTGGGTGCGGCCACCGAGACCGAGCTCAAAGAGAAGAAGCACCGCTACGAGGACGCCCTCTCCACGGCCCGGGCTGCGGTGGAGGAAGGCATCGTGCCTGGGGGTGGGGTGGCCCTGCTGCGCGCGGTGCCGGCGGTGAAGAACCTGATCAAGGAGCTCGAGGGCGATGAGGCCACCGGGGCCAAGATCGTGCTGCGGGCCCTGGAGGAGCCGGCCCGCCAGATTGCCGCCAACGCCGGCTATGAGGGCAGCGTGGTGGTCAACAACATCCTGAACAAGAAGGAGAAGAACTACGGCTTCAACGCGGCCACCGGCGAGTACGGCGACATGATGGAGTTCGGCATCGTGGACCCCGCCAAGGTGACCCGCACCGCCCTGCAGAACGCCGCCTCCATTGGGGCCCTGATCCTCATGACCGAGGCGGTGGTGGCCGAGAAGCCCGAGGAGAAGAAGGCCAGCACCACCCCGGCAGGGGGAGCGGGCGGCGACATGGACTTCTAA
- a CDS encoding ABC transporter permease subunit: MGQAPAAPPTTPAAPAIRLSGITVAFEGREVLKGVDLEVRKGEFVAIIGPSGGGKSTLLRVVAGLQKAQAGTVEVLGRPAMVFQDYRLLPWRNVEQNIRLPIELTGRGRIETHLGMKPYLRLYPHQLSGGMKARVAIARALAQEAEVLLMDEPFAALDALVRERFNLELKRLHERTGKTILFVTHSIREAVYLADRVVVLTGGRIDAVLETRGEGRLTAFTDGVEALLRERLGVADSTFIEPPPPPLRPPWEVVGVLGLTGLFFLLWSLLSARIPLFMPSPFQVFRALLDNTPLLLQATLATLEAVFLGIFFALLLGLPLGYWMGRSRPLERLLSPFIVALQAVPTVIIAPLLIIWFGYGLVPKVITVALVSVFPVLVSTMVGVREVDRVYREVFQTMGATAWGVFAKLEVPGALPVVLGGLRLTVSLALIGAVVAEFVFGGAGLGYLANTERLNFRYANAFAAVLVTVGLGILLYALVAGLEGYVLRYRRR, translated from the coding sequence ATGGGCCAGGCCCCGGCAGCCCCACCGACCACCCCCGCCGCGCCGGCCATCCGTCTTTCGGGCATCACCGTGGCCTTCGAGGGCCGGGAGGTGCTCAAGGGGGTGGACCTGGAGGTGCGCAAGGGGGAGTTCGTGGCCATCATCGGGCCTTCAGGGGGGGGCAAGAGCACCCTTTTGCGGGTGGTGGCGGGCCTGCAGAAGGCCCAGGCGGGCACGGTCGAGGTCCTGGGCCGGCCGGCCATGGTCTTCCAGGACTACCGGCTTCTGCCCTGGCGCAATGTGGAGCAGAACATAAGGCTGCCCATCGAGCTCACCGGCCGGGGCCGGATCGAGACCCACCTGGGCATGAAGCCCTACCTGCGGCTCTACCCCCACCAGCTCTCCGGCGGCATGAAGGCCCGGGTGGCCATCGCCCGCGCGCTGGCCCAGGAGGCCGAGGTGCTCTTGATGGACGAGCCCTTTGCGGCCCTGGACGCTTTGGTGCGGGAGCGCTTCAACCTCGAGCTCAAGCGCCTGCACGAGCGCACCGGCAAGACCATCCTCTTCGTGACCCACAGCATCCGCGAGGCCGTGTATTTGGCCGACCGGGTGGTGGTGCTCACCGGCGGGCGGATCGACGCGGTGCTGGAGACCCGGGGCGAGGGCCGCCTGACCGCCTTTACCGACGGGGTGGAGGCCCTTCTGCGCGAGCGGCTGGGGGTGGCCGACTCCACCTTCATCGAACCGCCCCCCCCGCCCCTGCGCCCCCCCTGGGAGGTGGTCGGCGTCCTGGGGCTCACGGGGCTTTTCTTCCTGCTCTGGAGCCTGCTTTCAGCCCGCATCCCCCTCTTCATGCCCTCGCCCTTTCAGGTGTTCCGCGCCCTTCTCGACAACACCCCCTTGCTCCTGCAGGCCACTTTGGCCACCCTAGAGGCGGTGTTTTTGGGCATATTTTTCGCCCTCCTGCTCGGCCTGCCGCTGGGCTACTGGATGGGGCGGAGCCGGCCCCTGGAGCGCCTGCTCTCGCCCTTCATCGTGGCCCTGCAGGCGGTGCCCACGGTTATCATCGCTCCTTTGCTCATCATCTGGTTCGGTTACGGCCTGGTCCCCAAGGTGATTACCGTGGCCCTCGTCTCCGTTTTTCCGGTGCTGGTGAGCACCATGGTGGGGGTGCGGGAGGTGGACCGGGTCTACCGCGAGGTCTTCCAGACCATGGGGGCCACGGCCTGGGGGGTCTTCGCCAAGCTCGAGGTGCCCGGGGCCCTGCCGGTGGTGCTGGGGGGTCTCAGGCTCACCGTCTCGCTGGCCCTGATTGGGGCGGTGGTGGCCGAGTTCGTCTTCGGGGGGGCGGGGCTTGGCTACCTGGCCAACACCGAACGGCTCAACTTCCGCTACGCCAACGCTTTTGCGGCGGTGCTGGTCACGGTGGGGCTGGGCATCCTCCTCTACGCTTTGGTGGCCGGCCTGGAGGGGTACGTGCTGCGCTACCGCCGCCGCTAG
- the groES gene encoding co-chaperone GroES, with translation MATTAVLRPLGDRVVVKRIEEEPKTKGGIVLPDTAKEKPQKGKVIAVGTGRTLDNGTKVPLEVKEGDVVVFAKYGGTEIEIDGEEYIILSERDLLAVL, from the coding sequence ATGGCGACAACGGCTGTGCTGAGACCCCTAGGCGATCGAGTGGTGGTCAAGCGCATTGAGGAGGAGCCCAAAACCAAAGGGGGCATCGTGCTGCCCGACACCGCCAAGGAGAAGCCCCAGAAGGGCAAGGTGATTGCGGTGGGCACGGGCCGCACCCTGGACAACGGCACCAAGGTGCCCCTGGAGGTCAAGGAAGGGGACGTGGTGGTCTTTGCCAAGTACGGCGGCACCGAGATTGAGATTGACGGCGAGGAGTACATCATCCTTTCCGAGCGCGATCTGCTGGCTGTTCTGTGA
- the hemW gene encoding radical SAM family heme chaperone HemW, whose product MHLYVHVPFCPTLCPYCDFHVVRRQGGVVAAYLKRLAEEAQALYARFPGPLETLYLGGGTPSFLRAGELEALFQALPWDLSQAEVTLEANPGTLNPERLALLRALGVNRLSLGVQSFQEAVLKALGRAHGRKGALRAVELSLEAGFRTSVDLILGLPQQDVEADLKEVAALGVGHVSAYTLQVEPGTPLALSGYSPEPELEALALERAVEVLGQAGLRRYEVSNFARPGQESRHNLAYWRNAFWGALGPSAVGQYPAPPYALRLTHPPLPRWLAKEAPAPEPIPPLEHVRESLMLGLRLAEGVDLSELEARTKLALQAPLGPALAELAQGGGLALSGSRIRATNLSTLHPVILRLWEALEEAYPAQKNTQP is encoded by the coding sequence ATGCACCTCTACGTCCACGTGCCCTTCTGCCCCACCCTCTGCCCCTACTGCGATTTCCATGTGGTCCGGCGGCAAGGGGGGGTGGTGGCGGCCTACCTGAAGCGCCTGGCCGAGGAGGCCCAGGCGTTGTACGCGCGCTTCCCAGGTCCCCTGGAGACGCTCTACCTGGGCGGCGGCACCCCCAGCTTTCTGCGCGCTGGGGAGCTCGAGGCCCTCTTCCAGGCCCTGCCCTGGGACCTTTCCCAGGCCGAGGTCACCCTCGAGGCCAACCCGGGCACCCTAAACCCCGAGCGGCTGGCCCTGCTGCGGGCTTTGGGGGTCAACCGGCTCTCCTTGGGGGTGCAGAGCTTCCAGGAGGCGGTGCTCAAGGCCCTGGGCCGGGCCCACGGACGCAAAGGAGCCCTGCGGGCGGTGGAGCTGAGCCTGGAGGCGGGCTTTCGCACCTCGGTGGACCTGATCCTGGGCCTTCCCCAGCAGGACGTGGAGGCCGACCTGAAGGAGGTCGCGGCCCTGGGGGTGGGACACGTCTCGGCCTACACCCTCCAGGTAGAACCCGGCACCCCCCTGGCCCTGTCGGGCTACAGCCCCGAGCCCGAGCTCGAGGCCCTGGCGCTGGAGCGGGCGGTGGAGGTGCTGGGGCAGGCTGGGCTCCGGCGCTACGAGGTCTCCAACTTCGCCCGGCCCGGCCAGGAAAGCCGGCACAACCTGGCCTACTGGCGCAACGCCTTCTGGGGCGCCCTGGGGCCCAGCGCGGTGGGGCAGTACCCTGCCCCCCCCTACGCCCTCCGTCTCACCCACCCCCCCCTGCCTCGCTGGCTGGCCAAAGAGGCGCCCGCACCAGAGCCCATCCCCCCCCTCGAGCACGTCCGGGAGTCCCTCATGCTGGGCCTCCGGCTGGCCGAGGGGGTGGACCTCTCCGAGCTCGAGGCGCGCACCAAGCTGGCCTTGCAGGCGCCGTTGGGGCCGGCCCTGGCCGAGCTGGCCCAAGGTGGGGGGCTGGCCCTCTCCGGCAGCCGCATCCGCGCCACCAACCTAAGCACCTTGCACCCGGTCATCCTGCGGCTTTGGGAGGCTTTGGAGGAGGCCTACCCGGCACAAAAAAACACCCAGCCCTAG